From the genome of Sphingobacterium kitahiroshimense, one region includes:
- the fsa gene encoding fructose-6-phosphate aldolase, producing the protein MKFFIDTANLEQIKEAQDLGVLDGVTTNPSLMAKEGISGDENVINHYKAICAIVDGDVSAEVISTNYEEMIKEGEALAKLDDKIVVKVPMIKDGIKAIKYFSKKGIKTNCTLVFSAGQALLAAKAGATYVSPFIGRLDDISTDGLGLIEEIRLIYDNYSFPTQILAASVRNSAHILGCAKIGADVMTGPLSAITALLKHPLTDSGLATFLADHAKAAGK; encoded by the coding sequence ATGAAATTTTTTATTGACACAGCAAACTTAGAACAAATCAAAGAAGCACAAGATTTAGGTGTATTAGACGGGGTAACAACAAACCCAAGTTTAATGGCTAAAGAAGGAATCAGTGGTGACGAGAATGTAATCAATCATTACAAAGCGATCTGTGCTATCGTAGATGGCGATGTAAGTGCGGAGGTAATTTCTACAAACTACGAAGAAATGATCAAAGAAGGAGAAGCACTTGCAAAGTTAGATGACAAGATTGTTGTTAAAGTTCCTATGATCAAAGATGGTATCAAGGCAATTAAATATTTCAGCAAAAAAGGAATCAAAACAAATTGTACTTTGGTTTTCTCTGCAGGTCAGGCACTCCTAGCTGCAAAAGCTGGAGCTACTTATGTTTCACCTTTCATTGGTCGTTTAGATGACATTTCTACAGATGGTTTAGGACTTATCGAAGAAATCCGTTTAATCTATGATAACTACAGTTTCCCAACACAGATCTTAGCCGCTTCGGTACGTAACAGTGCACACATTTTAGGTTGTGCTAAGATTGGAGCTGATGTGATGACGGGTCCTTTATCTGCAATCACAGCTTTATTAAAACACCCTTTAACAGATAGTGGTCTTGCTACTTTCTTAGCTGACCACGCGAAGGCAGCAGGGAAATAA
- a CDS encoding MBL fold metallo-hydrolase has protein sequence MKKIILLTLTLLCSKVYSQTFEVVPLGVYGGDHEDNLSSYLIGKYKANAYLALDAGTINAGIRKAITLKTFEVPAGRVLRDYIKGYFISHGHLDHLAGMIINSPSDAAKNIYATAAMIDVLKAHYFINDTWANFANEGDLPIRKYQYKRLKIGQIDTVTNTGMTIQAFDLSHVNPMKSSAVLVTIGDSSIVYLGDTGADRVEKVTNLENLWQSIAPIIKSRRLKALMIEVSFPNAQPEKSLFGHLTPQLLNEELGKLASFTGIDMVQGLNVIVTHMKPVSDNVDTIKRQLLENNSYKVNFIFPEQGKRMVF, from the coding sequence ATGAAAAAAATCATCCTGCTTACGCTGACTCTGTTGTGTTCTAAAGTATATAGTCAGACATTTGAAGTAGTGCCGTTGGGAGTTTATGGAGGAGATCATGAAGATAATCTATCTTCATACTTGATTGGTAAGTATAAGGCAAATGCGTATTTAGCGCTAGATGCCGGTACTATAAATGCTGGAATTCGAAAAGCGATAACCTTAAAAACATTTGAGGTTCCAGCAGGCAGGGTATTGCGAGATTATATCAAAGGGTACTTCATCTCGCACGGACATCTTGATCATCTGGCAGGGATGATAATCAATTCTCCCTCAGATGCTGCAAAAAATATTTACGCAACAGCAGCAATGATAGATGTATTGAAAGCGCATTATTTTATAAACGATACATGGGCTAATTTTGCTAATGAAGGTGATTTACCCATACGGAAATATCAATATAAACGTTTAAAAATTGGTCAGATCGATACGGTAACAAATACCGGAATGACTATTCAGGCTTTTGATTTAAGCCATGTGAACCCGATGAAGAGTTCAGCAGTTTTAGTAACTATAGGCGACAGTTCTATCGTATACCTAGGAGATACAGGAGCAGACCGTGTGGAAAAGGTCACAAATCTTGAAAATTTATGGCAATCTATAGCACCCATAATTAAATCACGACGATTGAAAGCTTTAATGATTGAAGTTTCATTTCCTAATGCTCAACCAGAAAAATCACTTTTTGGACATTTAACACCTCAACTTTTAAACGAGGAATTGGGAAAGCTAGCAAGTTTTACCGGAATAGATATGGTACAAGGTTTAAATGTTATTGTTACCCATATGAAGCCTGTTTCCGATAATGTTGACACGATTAAACGGCAATTGCTGGAAAATAATTCTTATAAAGTTAATTTTATTTTTCCGGAGCAAGGAAAACGAATGGTTTTTTAA
- a CDS encoding aspartyl protease family protein encodes MAIIPLQILQLQEQGTHILIEVTLYETTHLMVLDTGASKTVFDKNQLEKIHTDQFQLESTDTLSTGLGTNNMESFLIHIPLFKIHDWKIKNYRAAVLDLSSINYAYEQMNLRPVIGVIGGDILAPYGAVIDYKKKTLKLLKRKLKLKEPFMNMQT; translated from the coding sequence ATGGCAATCATCCCCTTACAGATTTTACAATTACAGGAGCAAGGCACTCATATTTTAATAGAGGTCACTTTATACGAAACTACCCATTTAATGGTTTTAGATACTGGAGCTTCAAAGACTGTTTTTGATAAAAACCAATTAGAAAAAATTCACACAGACCAATTCCAATTAGAAAGTACCGATACGCTTTCAACAGGTTTAGGCACGAATAACATGGAAAGTTTTTTGATTCATATTCCTCTTTTTAAAATCCATGATTGGAAAATAAAAAATTATAGGGCTGCAGTTCTTGACCTCAGTTCTATTAACTATGCTTACGAACAGATGAATCTACGTCCTGTGATCGGAGTGATCGGAGGAGATATTTTAGCTCCTTATGGCGCAGTGATTGATTACAAAAAGAAAACGCTTAAATTACTCAAGAGAAAGTTAAAACTTAAAGAGCCTTTTATGAATATGCAGACGTAA
- a CDS encoding acyltransferase family protein, translating to MKFRNDIGALRALAVLAVIFFHFKVPYFDGGFSGVDIFFVISGYLMTRIILKSFENSNFSFKQFYTKRITRIIPALLFLLVGVSIIGSFILLPKDLQQLGNNAIFSIIFSSNIEYYLNSGYFDVASQNNILLHTWSLSVEWQFYLLYPALLFPFKSLYSNNKIRFVSFFIFLIILSLGLNLYFNNTDQSFSFYMFPTRAWEMLIGGLAFLGESYTQKSISKLFRKVVAITGYAILIVSIYLFNEKNISWPSYYTLIPVIATFGIIIAQCDFNFLSIKPIQWVAKLSYSLYLWHWPIYVFAIYLGLNQPFIIIPILALSLLCASISYYFIEANKKFDKLPFTITASTAVALLTGIMMIFPYNRLQINTEIDYLTNYNTNYRKNRLASQFRKGTCHLDIDNTFKQYNFESCATIIPNKKNILLLGDSHAGVFGQSLKEQLEKQNINLLQATVSTTYPLLDTKGPKASCELIDYMYQKFIPENTKKIDEVILVGFWGSQQYPDETLKIKLQQVIQYFKENGIPLKMIGQTPSYSIIFPNILALQIKNKSVKEENYVESRSAHINTYLKTFIPEDIYIDIYNLPEIIKYNGQDPYMHDDDHLSKYGADQVVRYLLQKKLI from the coding sequence ATGAAATTTAGAAATGATATAGGGGCATTACGTGCTTTAGCGGTACTGGCAGTAATTTTTTTTCATTTCAAAGTACCCTATTTTGACGGTGGCTTTAGTGGTGTGGATATTTTTTTCGTCATCTCTGGCTACTTAATGACCCGAATTATTTTAAAGAGCTTTGAGAATAGCAACTTTTCTTTTAAGCAATTCTACACTAAACGTATAACACGCATTATTCCTGCACTTTTGTTTCTTCTTGTAGGTGTGTCTATTATTGGGAGTTTTATATTACTTCCAAAAGACTTACAACAACTTGGAAATAATGCAATTTTCAGCATAATCTTTAGTTCCAATATTGAATATTATTTAAATAGTGGGTATTTTGATGTTGCCTCTCAAAATAACATCCTTTTGCACACATGGTCATTATCGGTCGAATGGCAATTTTACCTTTTATACCCTGCCCTCTTATTCCCTTTTAAAAGTCTTTACTCGAACAATAAAATAAGGTTTGTTAGCTTTTTCATCTTTTTGATTATCCTGTCATTAGGTCTGAACTTATATTTCAATAATACAGATCAATCCTTCAGTTTTTATATGTTCCCTACTCGGGCATGGGAAATGTTAATTGGTGGACTTGCATTTTTAGGAGAGTCTTATACTCAGAAATCGATATCCAAGCTCTTTAGAAAAGTAGTTGCAATTACGGGATACGCTATTTTAATTGTTAGCATCTATTTATTTAACGAAAAAAATATAAGCTGGCCTTCCTATTATACACTTATTCCTGTCATTGCGACCTTTGGTATCATTATAGCACAGTGCGATTTCAATTTTTTATCCATTAAACCAATACAATGGGTAGCGAAACTATCCTATTCTTTATATCTATGGCATTGGCCAATTTATGTGTTCGCCATTTATCTCGGATTGAATCAACCTTTTATTATCATTCCCATCCTCGCACTATCTTTACTCTGTGCAAGTATTTCCTATTATTTCATCGAGGCCAATAAGAAATTTGATAAACTACCATTTACAATAACTGCTAGTACCGCTGTTGCGCTGCTAACAGGAATTATGATGATATTTCCTTATAATCGATTACAAATAAACACAGAAATTGATTACCTGACCAACTATAACACCAATTACAGAAAAAACAGACTTGCGTCACAATTCAGAAAAGGCACATGCCATCTGGATATAGACAATACATTTAAGCAATATAATTTTGAAAGCTGTGCCACCATCATTCCAAACAAAAAGAATATTCTTTTATTAGGGGATAGTCATGCGGGTGTTTTCGGACAGAGTTTAAAAGAGCAATTAGAAAAACAAAATATCAATCTTTTACAAGCAACCGTATCCACCACTTATCCACTTTTGGACACCAAAGGGCCAAAGGCATCTTGCGAACTGATCGACTATATGTATCAAAAATTTATACCAGAAAATACGAAAAAAATTGATGAAGTGATACTTGTTGGTTTTTGGGGCTCACAACAATATCCAGATGAAACCTTAAAAATAAAACTTCAGCAAGTAATTCAATATTTCAAAGAAAATGGTATTCCGCTTAAAATGATCGGACAGACCCCTAGTTATTCTATCATCTTTCCAAATATTTTGGCTCTACAGATAAAAAATAAAAGTGTAAAAGAAGAAAACTACGTTGAATCCCGATCTGCACACATCAACACTTATCTAAAAACCTTTATTCCAGAAGATATTTACATTGATATTTACAATTTACCTGAAATAATTAAATACAATGGTCAAGATCCCTACATGCATGATGACGATCATTTATCGAAATATGGAGCTGATCAAGTTGTTCGTTACTTATTACAAAAAAAACTAATCTAA
- a CDS encoding MFS transporter, translating into MQIFRSLQYPNFRLHIIGQAISLMGTWMQRVAISWLVYKLTDSVFWLGFVSFISLLPSLVLSPFIGSFVDKHKKYKLVFITQIGLMIQAGILTLLVYLKMETVLWLSILGFAQGVINAFDVLGRQSLMVHLVDNRKDLPNAIALNSSIFNAARMVGPAIGGILLSTYGEMMCFSSNFLSFIPVLITLWMMNVTESTASLSKGSNWQGLVEGFYYLKRSPHIFSLIIVMTFSSLLVIPYTSLLPAVAKEMFNGDAGTFSWFESAAGLGAMIGAINMARLKSGTNMRYQVMGAALLMGAALFLLGHSSVLVLALLYTAIVSFAMMMQNSSINTYIQTHAMPIYRARAISYYVMAFQGVFPIGSLLIGALASYFGLRSVLYFMGGAGVLIALSYYLYLRLHIHKRLFKF; encoded by the coding sequence ATGCAGATATTTCGTTCGCTTCAGTATCCAAATTTTAGATTACATATAATTGGCCAGGCAATCTCATTGATGGGCACTTGGATGCAACGTGTTGCTATAAGTTGGTTAGTATATAAGTTAACAGATTCTGTTTTCTGGTTAGGTTTTGTATCTTTCATCTCCCTGCTTCCTTCTTTGGTATTATCTCCATTTATTGGAAGTTTTGTCGATAAACATAAAAAGTATAAGCTTGTTTTTATTACACAAATAGGTCTAATGATTCAAGCAGGAATCTTAACACTATTAGTGTACCTGAAGATGGAAACAGTATTGTGGTTATCTATTTTGGGATTTGCACAAGGAGTAATCAACGCTTTCGATGTGTTAGGAAGACAATCGTTGATGGTACACTTAGTGGATAATAGAAAAGATCTGCCTAATGCAATAGCACTAAATTCTTCTATATTTAATGCCGCGCGTATGGTTGGTCCGGCTATTGGTGGTATATTATTGAGTACATACGGTGAAATGATGTGTTTCAGCAGTAATTTTCTGAGTTTTATCCCTGTTTTGATTACTTTATGGATGATGAATGTCACAGAAAGTACAGCAAGCTTAAGCAAAGGAAGTAATTGGCAGGGATTGGTCGAAGGGTTTTATTATTTGAAAAGATCGCCCCATATTTTTTCGCTTATTATAGTGATGACTTTTTCTAGCTTATTAGTGATTCCATATACTTCTTTATTACCTGCTGTAGCAAAAGAAATGTTTAATGGCGATGCAGGTACATTTTCATGGTTTGAAAGTGCAGCTGGTCTTGGGGCAATGATAGGTGCTATTAATATGGCACGGCTAAAATCGGGGACTAATATGCGCTACCAAGTAATGGGCGCAGCATTGTTAATGGGAGCTGCCTTGTTTTTACTCGGGCATTCATCTGTTTTAGTTCTTGCTCTCTTATATACGGCGATCGTTTCTTTCGCTATGATGATGCAGAACTCCAGTATTAATACGTATATACAGACGCATGCGATGCCGATCTATAGAGCACGAGCAATTTCTTATTATGTAATGGCGTTTCAAGGTGTTTTCCCTATAGGTAGTTTGCTTATAGGGGCTTTAGCAAGCTATTTCGGATTGCGTAGTGTCTTATACTTTATGGGCGGTGCAGGTGTTTTGATTGCTTTATCTTATTATTTATATTTACGTCTGCATATTCATAAAAGGCTCTTTAAGTTTTAA
- a CDS encoding malate dehydrogenase — protein MKVTIVGAGAVGATTADNLIRREVAEEIILLDIKEGFAEGKAQDMSQTAALLGFDSKIIGVTNDYSATAGSTVAVITSGIPRKPGMTREELIGTNANIVKTVVDNLIKHSPEVIIIIVSNPMDTMTYLALKSSGLPKNRIIGMGGTLDSARFKYQLSQKLNASASDLNAIVVGGHGDTTMIPLIKHATWNSIPVTDFLTEEEQEEIIQKTMVGGATLTSLIGTSAWYAPGAATAAVVESIVRNQNKLFTASVFLDGEFGLSDINLGVPVIINKNGWDKIVPLKLSEEEKQKLHKSADAVRNMNNVLKDINVL, from the coding sequence ATGAAAGTTACAATAGTTGGTGCAGGAGCAGTTGGAGCGACAACTGCAGATAATTTAATTAGAAGAGAGGTTGCTGAAGAAATCATCCTTTTAGATATCAAGGAAGGGTTTGCTGAAGGTAAGGCACAAGATATGTCACAGACTGCTGCTTTATTGGGATTCGACTCAAAAATAATAGGTGTAACGAATGATTACAGTGCAACCGCAGGCTCCACTGTAGCAGTTATTACTTCAGGAATTCCGAGAAAACCGGGCATGACCAGAGAAGAACTAATCGGCACTAATGCAAATATTGTTAAAACAGTAGTTGATAATTTGATCAAACATTCTCCTGAGGTCATTATTATTATTGTTTCAAATCCAATGGATACCATGACATATTTGGCTTTAAAAAGCTCTGGTCTTCCAAAAAATAGAATCATAGGTATGGGGGGAACATTGGATTCTGCACGATTTAAATATCAGCTAAGTCAAAAATTAAACGCTTCTGCAAGTGACCTTAATGCAATTGTTGTCGGCGGTCACGGCGATACGACTATGATTCCTCTGATCAAACATGCCACATGGAATAGTATTCCTGTAACTGATTTTTTAACAGAGGAGGAGCAAGAAGAAATTATTCAGAAAACAATGGTAGGCGGTGCAACTTTGACATCCTTAATCGGAACCTCTGCATGGTATGCTCCTGGGGCAGCGACTGCAGCTGTCGTTGAAAGTATCGTTAGAAATCAAAACAAGCTTTTCACAGCAAGTGTATTTTTGGATGGAGAATTTGGATTATCGGATATCAATTTAGGTGTTCCAGTCATCATCAATAAAAATGGATGGGATAAAATTGTACCTTTGAAGCTTTCGGAAGAGGAAAAGCAAAAACTACACAAAAGTGCGGATGCTGTTCGAAACATGAATAATGTACTAAAAGATATTAACGTTTTATAA
- a CDS encoding helix-turn-helix domain-containing protein produces the protein MAVENIFKELHIPYHDLQLGVVTLDHSLQPEQRKKVKENLHAIGFELIDDRNTRLIEKIKLLIIDYTRCPYNYLNKNLSDILSDHLHVEYSSLSALFSSVASISIEKYAIFQKIEYIKELLIYDELSLAEIAEKLNYSSTAYLSNQFKKNTGLTPTQFKNLNNPTALRQTLDQVH, from the coding sequence ATGGCTGTAGAAAATATATTTAAAGAGTTGCATATCCCTTATCATGATCTACAACTAGGTGTTGTTACGTTGGACCATTCACTACAACCGGAACAACGAAAGAAAGTGAAGGAAAATCTGCATGCTATTGGTTTTGAATTAATCGATGATAGAAACACGCGTCTTATTGAAAAAATAAAATTGCTGATCATCGATTATACACGCTGTCCTTATAACTATCTGAATAAAAATTTATCAGATATATTAAGTGATCATTTACATGTTGAATACAGCTCTTTAAGTGCCCTCTTCTCTTCTGTAGCAAGTATCAGTATTGAAAAATATGCTATCTTCCAAAAAATAGAATATATTAAGGAGTTATTAATTTACGATGAACTTTCATTAGCTGAAATCGCTGAAAAGCTTAATTATTCAAGCACTGCATATCTCAGCAATCAATTCAAAAAAAACACAGGTTTAACACCAACGCAGTTTAAAAATTTAAATAATCCTACCGCTTTACGGCAAACTTTAGATCAAGTGCATTAA
- a CDS encoding DUF1572 family protein, which yields MNYLEDVQKLFLYYKHLVDSTLNQLSDSQLFWRYNDESNSVAVLIQHISGNMKSRFTDFLTSDGEKEWRNRDAEFELVDQDKNRLFREWNEAWDNLFNTLKCLEFEDLGKLIYIRNQGHTVVEAINRQLAHYPYHVGQIVMLGKMMKGNNWKSLSIPKGESEVFNAVKFTQTRHIEHFTDEMLRHLDG from the coding sequence ATGAATTATTTAGAGGATGTTCAAAAATTGTTTTTGTATTATAAGCATTTAGTTGATAGTACTTTGAATCAGTTAAGTGATAGCCAGTTATTTTGGCGCTACAATGATGAAAGTAATAGTGTAGCTGTACTTATTCAGCATATATCCGGTAATATGAAGTCTCGTTTTACAGATTTTCTTACTTCTGATGGTGAAAAAGAATGGAGAAATCGTGATGCAGAGTTTGAATTGGTGGATCAGGACAAGAATAGGTTGTTTCGGGAGTGGAATGAAGCATGGGACAATTTATTTAACACCTTGAAGTGTTTGGAATTTGAAGATCTAGGAAAGCTAATTTATATCCGTAATCAGGGCCATACAGTCGTAGAAGCAATTAATCGACAATTGGCTCATTATCCCTATCATGTAGGACAAATTGTTATGTTGGGAAAAATGATGAAAGGGAATAATTGGAAGTCATTATCCATCCCGAAAGGCGAATCAGAAGTTTTTAATGCTGTTAAATTTACGCAGACTAGGCATATTGAGCATTTTACAGATGAGATGTTAAGACATTTGGATGGTTAG
- a CDS encoding Fur family transcriptional regulator, with protein MSKEQQQEKTVHERVDFTTLLKQYQLKVTQPRLRTLEVISTKKSAISQPELEKLIGKEIDRVTLYRVLASFEEKGILHKIFDLNGTATYALCSTNCSEHNHHDQHVHFICRSCNSVFCMDEITLPSFNIPEGYKLEAVAINALGLCDQCQEK; from the coding sequence ATGAGTAAAGAGCAACAACAGGAAAAAACAGTACATGAGCGTGTCGATTTTACAACTTTACTAAAACAATATCAGCTTAAGGTTACACAGCCTAGACTGCGAACTTTGGAAGTTATATCGACTAAGAAATCAGCCATTTCACAACCAGAGCTCGAAAAATTAATCGGTAAAGAAATTGATCGTGTCACCCTCTATCGCGTTTTAGCTTCATTTGAGGAGAAGGGAATATTGCATAAAATTTTTGATCTAAATGGTACAGCTACTTACGCCCTCTGTTCGACCAACTGCTCCGAGCACAATCATCATGACCAACATGTGCACTTCATCTGCAGAAGCTGTAACTCCGTATTTTGTATGGATGAAATCACACTTCCCTCCTTCAACATTCCTGAAGGTTACAAACTTGAAGCTGTAGCTATAAATGCCCTGGGTCTATGCGATCAATGTCAGGAAAAATAA
- the rnr gene encoding ribonuclease R, which produces MTTKKENPYQEVLTQLIIDIFEKSNNKPLNYKQVASKLNVHDSDSKIAIANILTDHPKNSPFLEVEKGKFKLRQLKVYVTGKVDMTAEGSAYIIPQDEFENDIFVAPRKLRQALHGDIVKVHTFEKSRGRKKEGEVVEIIQRAKTDFTGIINLSQNFAFFIADDRKMLHDIFIPLDNLEGAKDGEKVVVSIIEWPQGAKNPIGKVKTILGKKGENNTEMNAILADYGFPLKFPKKVEEEANALPETCSQDEIAKRRDFRAITTFTIDPADAKDFDDAISFQQLENGNYEIGVHIADVSHYVIPETELDKEAYERGTSVYLVDRVIPMLPERLSNGVCSLRPHEDKLCFSAVFELDEKANVVEQWFGRTIIHSDRRFSYEEAQEVIETKTGDFASEILKLNELAYILRERKFKNGAIAFESEEVKFTLDENGKPTGVYTKVRKDAHKLIEDFMLLANRKVAEYIGKQGKGKNKLPFVYRFHDVPNPETLTTFSQFAARFGHKLTIKSDKETAKSLNALMTKIEGSKEQNMLTSLAIRSMAKAIYTTKGTSHYGLSFDYYTHFTSPIRRYPDVMVHRLLAYYLSGGDKINADHYEKMCEHTSQMEKKAAEAERASIKYKQAEFLQEQIGTEYTGIISGVTEWGMYVEIETNKCEGMVRLRDINDDFYVLDEKNFAIIGQRKKKKYQLGDEVQIKVKKVDLDKRQIDFTLIS; this is translated from the coding sequence ATGACGACAAAAAAAGAAAACCCGTACCAAGAGGTTTTAACACAGCTCATCATCGACATCTTCGAGAAGTCAAACAACAAGCCACTCAACTATAAACAAGTCGCATCAAAGCTGAACGTTCACGATTCAGATTCCAAAATAGCAATCGCCAACATTCTGACTGACCATCCGAAAAACAGCCCTTTTTTAGAGGTTGAGAAGGGTAAATTCAAACTTCGTCAACTTAAAGTTTACGTGACGGGAAAAGTCGATATGACTGCTGAAGGATCGGCTTATATTATACCTCAAGACGAATTTGAGAATGATATCTTTGTAGCACCTCGAAAATTACGTCAAGCACTGCATGGAGATATTGTTAAAGTACATACTTTTGAAAAGAGCAGAGGCCGTAAAAAAGAAGGAGAAGTTGTTGAAATTATACAGCGTGCAAAAACAGATTTCACAGGTATTATCAATCTTTCTCAAAACTTTGCATTCTTTATTGCAGACGATAGAAAGATGTTGCATGATATTTTTATACCGCTTGATAATCTTGAGGGTGCTAAGGATGGAGAAAAGGTTGTAGTCTCTATTATTGAATGGCCACAAGGTGCAAAAAATCCGATTGGCAAAGTCAAGACTATTTTAGGTAAAAAAGGAGAAAACAACACGGAAATGAATGCTATATTGGCAGACTACGGATTTCCATTAAAGTTTCCTAAAAAAGTTGAAGAAGAGGCAAATGCTTTACCAGAAACCTGCTCTCAGGATGAAATTGCAAAACGTAGGGATTTCAGGGCAATCACCACATTTACAATTGATCCTGCTGATGCAAAAGATTTCGACGATGCAATTTCTTTTCAGCAATTAGAAAATGGGAATTATGAAATCGGAGTCCATATTGCCGATGTTTCGCACTATGTTATTCCAGAGACTGAACTGGACAAAGAAGCTTACGAAAGAGGTACTTCAGTATATCTTGTCGATAGGGTAATCCCCATGCTTCCAGAGCGACTTTCCAATGGTGTGTGTTCATTACGACCACATGAGGATAAACTTTGTTTTTCGGCGGTCTTTGAGCTTGATGAAAAGGCAAATGTTGTAGAGCAATGGTTCGGAAGAACTATCATTCATTCTGATCGACGCTTTTCTTACGAAGAAGCTCAAGAAGTTATTGAAACAAAAACAGGAGATTTTGCTTCAGAGATACTAAAACTAAATGAACTTGCTTATATTCTTCGTGAGCGCAAATTTAAAAATGGTGCAATCGCATTTGAAAGTGAAGAAGTAAAATTCACGTTGGATGAGAACGGTAAACCAACGGGTGTCTATACCAAAGTAAGAAAAGATGCGCATAAACTCATTGAAGATTTCATGCTTTTAGCCAATAGAAAAGTTGCTGAATACATTGGAAAACAAGGAAAAGGAAAAAATAAATTACCATTTGTTTATCGTTTTCACGATGTCCCCAATCCAGAGACATTAACTACATTTTCTCAATTTGCTGCTCGATTCGGGCATAAGTTAACGATCAAATCTGACAAAGAAACTGCAAAATCTCTCAATGCTTTAATGACTAAAATTGAAGGCAGTAAAGAACAAAATATGTTAACATCCTTGGCAATTCGTTCGATGGCAAAAGCGATCTATACGACTAAAGGAACAAGTCATTATGGTCTTTCATTTGATTATTATACGCACTTCACTTCACCTATTCGCCGATATCCAGATGTAATGGTACATAGATTATTAGCATACTATTTAAGTGGAGGTGATAAAATCAATGCCGATCATTATGAAAAAATGTGTGAGCACACTTCACAAATGGAGAAGAAGGCAGCAGAAGCCGAACGTGCTTCAATTAAATATAAACAAGCTGAATTTTTACAGGAACAAATTGGGACTGAATATACAGGAATTATCTCTGGTGTAACTGAATGGGGTATGTACGTAGAAATTGAAACCAACAAATGTGAAGGTATGGTTAGATTACGAGACATTAACGACGACTTTTATGTATTAGACGAAAAGAACTTTGCAATCATAGGTCAACGCAAGAAAAAGAAATATCAATTAGGTGACGAAGTACAGATCAAAGTTAAAAAGGTTGATCTTGATAAACGTCAAATCGATTTTACTTTAATCAGTTAA